In Cicer arietinum cultivar CDC Frontier isolate Library 1 chromosome 7, Cicar.CDCFrontier_v2.0, whole genome shotgun sequence, the genomic window ggaaaaatgttagtaacaacaaaagggtcaatctacttcgatcgaagtttcccagccataattttcagatgggagttgaacaataaaactttttggccaatggaaaattccttcctagaaatcatcttatcatgaaagtgaTTAATTTTCAACTTATAGATCCGAGAGTTCTaataagcttcaagtctaagctcttcaagttattgcaattgaagctttctctttAAACAtgttttctccatctcaaggttacaactcttgactaCCAAATAAGCATGGTACTCTATTTCCACTAGGACGTGgtatgccttaccaaacacaagtcgataaggggacatcccAATTGGTGTTTTATAGGCTGTTCTATAAGCCCAAAGAGTTTCTTCAAGTTGGTGGCTCCAGTCTTTCCTATTTGgttgcaccatcttttctaagatctgtttgatttccctaGTTGAGGTTTGAGCATTCCCATtagtctggggatgataagAAGTAGAAACTCTGTGCACAATCCTATATTTCCGAAGCAAAGCATCCATGGTCTGGTTCCAAAAAttagtgccttgatcacttatgatggtccggggtattccaaacctgcaaaaaaatatttgatctgataaaacctgcaacaactttagaattattagtcctagtgggtatttcttccacccacttcgaaacataatcaacaactagtaaaatatagacaaaccaaaagatacagaaaaagggcccataaagtcaatgccccacacatcaaatacttcacaaaaAATTATAGGTTATTGAGacatctcactcctacgagtgattggTGTTCCTACTATTTGGcattgttcacaagttttgtaagtctcaaaagcatctttaaacaaagtgggccaaaagaaacccgagtctaagacttttcttgctttccgttgaggaccaaaatgtccccccagcttgagaggcatgacaaaaatgaagaatggattaaGTCTCAAGAtgggaaacacatcgcctaatcacctggtcactacagaatttccatagatatggatcatcccacacatagtatttggcatcatttttaagtttgtgtatttgtgttcttGATGCATCTGCAGGTAAGACTccagcaactagataattaactaaatcagcaaaccaaggagttacctcacacaactgtagcagttgctcatcagggaagtcatcttgaatggggatgtggtcctcatccatttctattctgctcAAACGATTTGCCACCAAAtttcagctccactcttatctttaatctctaaatcaaattcttggagtaacaacatccaccaaatcaatctcggttttgcttctggtttcttcagcaagaacttcaaagttgcatggtcagtaaaaacaactaccttcgaacctagCAAATATGATCTAAAATTATCAAGTTCAAAaaaatagctaaaagttcctttttagtggtagtataattagtcgatgcagaatctaaagtcctagaagtataataaataacatgggcagcctTATCAACCTTttgcaaggactgctcccactgcatagttagatgcatcacacataatttcaaaagggatgGTCCAATTGGGTGGTTGAATTATGGGAATGGAGGTCAAtgttgcctttaagaaatcaaacgccttcttgcatttgtcatcaaacgtgaaattgacatatttttgcaacaaatttgacaGCGTACGAGCTATCTTGTTGAACTCCTTGATCAAGCGCCTGTAAAAACTTGCATGGCCAAAAAAAGATTGAATCCCGCagatgcaagatgggtaaggaAAATTAGAAATAACATCAATCTTGCAGCGAAGGGAGGATGCTCAAAAACTTCAAAAAGGAACGACAAACAAATTCATAGCAAAACCCTTGATGAATTTCATCAATCTATGACGAAGGTGGAACTCCCCTATTTTGATGGTGAAGATCTTGTGGGGTGGATAACGCATGTGGAGATTTACTACACTATTCGATTAAGCAAGAGGGAAGTGTAGATAAATATATCAAGGATATTGAGAGGCTAGTGGCGCAAGTGGACCAAATACCCAATTCACAATACTTGGGTTACTTTTTACCTGGTATTCGGGAAGGAATAAGGGGGCGAGTGAAGAGTATTATAGCAATGGGGGCGGTCCGCGCTCAAGATTGATGAACATGGCACAAGATATTGAGATGGAATTGCTGGAGAAgaaaccaaaatggattaggtTGCGTGGTGCCAAACAAAGGAGTGGATCAGGAGGAATCTTCAAGTGGGTGAACCCACAATATGTTAGTGGATCTCGTTCAATGTGGGGGATATTGATAGGTGTTAActattcatcatatgcatattttttgttgttgttagtcttatttatctttaatcattagttaatttaaagagttatttgatatattttgttgattttagttattggatttaaataaaatatttgtgttcttgtttccttgattaagtagagatttttcgtaattttgcgtttcttctttgttttagtgcagtgctaaattttggtgagaaatcaatatGACCTCTGTGAAGTACTTCAACTATATCTGGAGTTGTATATATCCAATTAGAGTCAAATTCGGtgaccaagtgcaaatgaaagctaagatcca contains:
- the LOC113787737 gene encoding uncharacterized protein, coding for MDALLRKYRIVHRVSTSYHPQTNGNAQTSTREIKQILEKMVQPNRKDWSHQLEETLWAYRTAYKTPIGMSPYRLVFGKAYHVLVEIEYHAYLVVKSCNLEMEKTCLKRKLQLQ